In Microbacterium cremeum, a genomic segment contains:
- the tmk gene encoding dTMP kinase: MTDDPAARPADQPGAGLFITFEGGDGVGKTTQAALLEEWLTDAGRTVVRTREPGGTEVGVLIRDIVLHHRGEVAPRAEALLYAADRAHHIETVVRPALARGEVVIQDRYLDSSVAYQGAGRVLGRKEVRDLSLWATDGLLPDLTVLLDLEPAAARARLDADDKPFDRLEAERESFHARVRREFLALAAAEPGRFLVLDAAREPDALAAAVRDRVQSLR; encoded by the coding sequence GTGACCGACGACCCCGCGGCGCGACCGGCGGACCAGCCGGGCGCGGGCCTGTTCATCACGTTCGAGGGCGGCGACGGCGTCGGCAAGACGACCCAGGCCGCGCTGCTGGAGGAGTGGCTGACGGATGCCGGACGCACCGTCGTGCGCACGCGCGAGCCCGGCGGCACCGAGGTCGGTGTGCTCATCCGCGACATCGTCCTGCACCACCGCGGCGAGGTCGCGCCCCGTGCCGAGGCGCTGTTGTATGCTGCGGACCGCGCCCATCACATCGAGACGGTCGTGCGTCCCGCCCTCGCGCGGGGCGAGGTCGTGATCCAGGACCGCTACCTCGACTCGTCCGTCGCCTACCAGGGTGCGGGGCGCGTGCTCGGGCGCAAGGAGGTGCGCGACCTGTCGCTGTGGGCGACCGACGGCCTGCTCCCCGACCTCACCGTGCTGCTCGACCTCGAGCCGGCCGCAGCCCGCGCCCGGCTCGACGCCGACGACAAGCCGTTCGACCGGCTCGAGGCCGAGCGCGAGAGCTTCCACGCGCGCGTACGCCGGGAGTTCCTCGCCCTCGCCGCGGCCGAGCCCGGGCGCTTCCTGGTGCTCGACGCGGCGCGGGAGCCCGATGCGCTCGCCGCGGCCGTGCGCGACCGCGTACAGTCCCTGCGTTAG
- a CDS encoding TadE family type IV pilus minor pilin, producing the protein MTSRRGGDDRGSVVAEFAVALPAVALVLALGIGALATASRHVRLQDAVADAARLSARGEPAQRAHEAVAAAVAGASVDIAPRGDLVCVTASAASVLGLRISATGCALAGGL; encoded by the coding sequence ATGACCAGCCGGCGCGGGGGAGACGACCGGGGGTCGGTCGTCGCGGAGTTCGCCGTCGCGCTCCCCGCGGTCGCCCTCGTGCTCGCGCTCGGCATCGGCGCGTTGGCGACGGCGTCGCGCCACGTCCGGCTTCAGGACGCCGTCGCCGACGCCGCACGCCTGAGCGCGCGCGGCGAGCCGGCGCAGCGCGCTCACGAAGCCGTCGCCGCAGCCGTGGCGGGGGCGTCCGTCGACATCGCGCCGCGCGGCGACCTCGTCTGCGTCACCGCGTCGGCGGCCTCGGTGCTCGGGCTGCGCATCTCGGCGACCGGCTGTGCCCTGGCCGGTGGCCTGTGA
- the acs gene encoding acetate--CoA ligase → MSSNQAASSQIDHLLEETRRFAPSPEFARTAVGTAELYERAKTDREGFWADQARTLHWHKPFTQVLDWSNPPFAQWFADGELNVAYNCLDRHVEAGHGDRVALLWEGEPGDERRVTYAELTDEVKRLANVLEGLGIGEGDRVAIYLPMIPEAVAAMLAVVRIGAIHSVVFGGFSADSLRARIDDAGAKLVITADGGYRKGKVSPLKPAVDLALADRNGSGPQETVEHVLVVKRGGNDVEWTEGRDVWWHDVVPQAAPGHEAKAFPAENPLFILYTSGTTGKPKGILHTSGGYLTQATFTNKVVHDIHPESDVYWCTADIGWITGHSYVTYGPLANGATQVLYEGTPDAPHPGRWWEIVQKYGVTVLYTAPTAIRSFMKLGRAIPKQFDLSSLRLLGSVGEPINPEAWMWYRKIIGGKTAPIVDTWWQTETGAIMISALPGVTETKPGSAQVPLPGISIDVVDEDGTHVGNGNGGLLVVTEPWPSMLRGIWGDPERFVETYWEKFRAQGYYFAGDGARLDDDGDVWLLGRVDDVMNVSGHRLSTTEIESALVGNEAVAEAAVVGASDETTGQAVVAFVIIKQSHLDENPVDGFGPMLRQWVGEQIGPIARPRDIYIVGELPKTRSGKIMRRLLRDVAEGREVGDTTTLADTAVMSVISAQVK, encoded by the coding sequence ATGAGCAGCAATCAGGCAGCCAGCAGCCAGATCGACCACCTCCTCGAGGAGACCCGGCGTTTCGCGCCGTCGCCGGAATTCGCGCGCACCGCCGTCGGCACGGCAGAGCTCTACGAGCGGGCCAAGACCGATCGCGAGGGCTTCTGGGCCGATCAGGCCCGCACGCTGCACTGGCACAAGCCGTTCACGCAGGTGCTCGACTGGTCGAACCCGCCGTTCGCGCAGTGGTTCGCCGACGGTGAGCTCAACGTCGCGTACAACTGTCTCGACCGTCACGTCGAGGCCGGCCACGGCGATCGCGTCGCGCTGCTGTGGGAAGGCGAGCCCGGCGACGAGCGTCGCGTGACCTACGCCGAGCTCACCGACGAGGTGAAGCGTCTCGCCAACGTCCTCGAAGGCCTCGGCATCGGTGAGGGCGATCGCGTCGCGATCTACCTGCCCATGATCCCCGAGGCGGTCGCGGCGATGCTCGCGGTGGTGCGCATCGGCGCGATCCACTCGGTCGTGTTCGGCGGCTTCTCGGCCGACAGCCTGCGCGCGCGGATCGACGACGCGGGCGCGAAGCTCGTCATCACCGCCGACGGCGGCTACCGCAAGGGCAAGGTCTCGCCCCTCAAGCCCGCCGTCGACCTGGCGCTCGCGGACCGCAACGGCTCCGGTCCGCAGGAGACCGTCGAGCACGTGCTCGTGGTCAAGCGCGGTGGGAACGACGTCGAATGGACCGAGGGCCGCGACGTGTGGTGGCACGACGTCGTGCCGCAGGCCGCGCCCGGGCACGAGGCGAAGGCGTTCCCCGCCGAGAACCCGCTGTTCATCCTCTACACGTCGGGCACGACCGGAAAGCCCAAGGGCATCCTGCACACCTCCGGCGGCTACCTGACCCAGGCCACCTTCACCAACAAGGTCGTCCACGACATCCACCCCGAGTCCGACGTGTACTGGTGCACGGCCGACATCGGCTGGATCACCGGTCACTCGTACGTCACCTACGGGCCGCTCGCGAACGGCGCGACGCAGGTGCTCTACGAGGGCACGCCGGATGCCCCGCACCCCGGCCGGTGGTGGGAGATCGTGCAGAAGTACGGGGTGACCGTGCTCTACACGGCCCCGACCGCGATCCGCTCGTTCATGAAGCTCGGCCGCGCCATCCCGAAGCAGTTCGACCTGTCGTCGCTGCGCCTGCTGGGCTCGGTGGGCGAGCCGATCAACCCCGAGGCGTGGATGTGGTACCGCAAGATCATCGGCGGCAAGACCGCGCCGATCGTCGACACGTGGTGGCAGACCGAGACCGGGGCGATCATGATCTCGGCGCTCCCCGGCGTCACCGAGACCAAGCCGGGTTCGGCCCAGGTGCCCCTGCCCGGCATCTCGATCGACGTCGTCGACGAGGACGGCACGCACGTCGGCAACGGCAACGGCGGGCTGCTCGTGGTCACCGAGCCGTGGCCGTCGATGCTGCGCGGCATCTGGGGAGACCCGGAGCGCTTCGTCGAGACGTACTGGGAGAAGTTCCGCGCCCAGGGCTACTACTTCGCCGGCGACGGCGCGCGGCTCGACGACGACGGAGACGTGTGGCTGCTCGGCCGCGTCGACGACGTCATGAACGTGTCGGGCCACCGGCTGTCGACGACCGAGATCGAGTCGGCCCTGGTCGGCAACGAGGCCGTCGCCGAGGCGGCCGTGGTCGGGGCATCCGACGAGACGACCGGCCAGGCCGTCGTCGCGTTCGTCATCATCAAGCAGTCGCACCTCGACGAGAATCCCGTCGACGGGTTCGGACCGATGCTGCGCCAGTGGGTCGGCGAGCAGATCGGCCCGATCGCCCGTCCCCGCGACATCTACATCGTGGGCGAGCTGCCCAAGACCCGTTCCGGCAAGATCATGCGCCGCCTGCTGCGCGACGTCGCCGAGGGCCGCGAGGTGGGCGACACCACGACCCTCGCCGACACGGCGGTGATGTCGGTCATCTCGGCCCAGGTCAAGTAG
- a CDS encoding DUF4177 domain-containing protein, whose amino-acid sequence MTTWEYLTTPLLIHNTAAILNNWGKQGWELVQVVPGPEGGLVAYLKRPSGGGQANAGLDAAAEAAKQFGEA is encoded by the coding sequence ATGACGACGTGGGAGTACCTCACCACGCCCCTTCTGATCCACAACACCGCCGCGATCCTCAACAACTGGGGCAAGCAGGGGTGGGAGCTCGTCCAGGTCGTCCCCGGCCCCGAAGGCGGTCTCGTCGCCTACCTCAAGCGTCCGTCGGGCGGCGGTCAGGCCAACGCCGGGCTGGATGCCGCGGCCGAGGCCGCGAAGCAGTTCGGGGAGGCGTGA
- the topA gene encoding type I DNA topoisomerase: MAQGKKLVIVESPTKMRSIQGYLGEGYEVLSSVGHIRDLADKKDIPADKKQAYGKYSIDIENGFDPYYVESERGKKTVAELKRALKGADELLLATDEDREGEAIAWHLLETLKPKVPVKRMVFHEITKEAIRAAVDHTRELDLALVDAQETRRILDRLYGWDVSPVLWFKVQQGTSAGRVQSAATRLVVDRERERMAFVSASYWDIEALAAPNRPQGVDESFATRLARVDGAVLARGGDFDDRGELKKAVLVLDEAQVRELAVAIEAAGEASVTNLESRPGTRSPKPPFTTSTLQQEAGRKLSMSAKHAMSVAQRLYEKGFITYMRTDSTALSTQAVQAARAQAVEMYGDKAVPPNPRTYRSNSKNAQEAHEAIRPSGETFRTPAQVSGELDRDELRLYDLIWKRTMASQMADAKYETTTVTLEVAAAGRRAEFTASGTVYTFKGFLEAYEEGRDEKRGDADKADDQSLPAMMVGDVLRLRDVEPKGHSTSPKPRYTEASLVKALEEKGIGRPSTFASIIDVILNRGYVTKRGQALIPTWLAFSVIRLLEQHFADLVDYDFTAALEDDLDAIARGEQKRQDWLKEFYFGSQDQVGLRNIVDNLGEIDARALNSTPIGDVATLRFGKYGPYLEVADKENPDAEPRRVNIPEDLAPDELTPEKAQELIDAPVAGDRVLGENPANGKLVVVKDGRFGPYVQETDPPVEEEVDPDTGVLRQAEEAASAEPAPAPKKRGTKKEAAPKPRTASLFKSMSVDTIDLETALKLLDLPRTVGTDPETGTPITAQNGRYGPYLKKGTDSRTLQSEQQIFDITLEEALAVYAQPKYGARGASSALKEFEADPTSGKPIKLKDGRFGPYVTDGETNATIPRGEDAMEVTFERAVQLLADKRAKGPVKRPTRRTTAKKAPAKK, encoded by the coding sequence GTGGCACAAGGCAAGAAGCTCGTCATCGTCGAATCGCCGACGAAGATGAGGTCGATCCAGGGGTACCTCGGCGAAGGCTACGAGGTGCTGAGCTCGGTCGGCCACATCCGCGATCTCGCGGATAAGAAGGACATCCCGGCCGACAAGAAGCAGGCGTACGGGAAGTACTCGATCGACATCGAGAACGGCTTCGACCCCTACTACGTCGAGAGCGAGCGCGGCAAGAAGACCGTCGCCGAACTCAAGCGCGCGTTGAAGGGTGCCGACGAGCTCTTGCTCGCCACCGATGAGGACCGCGAGGGCGAGGCCATCGCGTGGCATCTGCTCGAGACGCTCAAGCCCAAGGTGCCCGTCAAGCGCATGGTGTTCCACGAGATCACCAAGGAGGCGATCCGCGCCGCCGTCGACCACACGCGTGAGCTTGACCTGGCGCTGGTCGATGCCCAGGAGACCCGCCGCATCCTCGACCGCCTCTACGGCTGGGACGTCAGCCCCGTGCTCTGGTTCAAGGTGCAGCAGGGCACGTCCGCCGGTCGCGTGCAGTCCGCCGCGACGCGCCTGGTCGTCGACCGGGAGCGCGAGCGCATGGCGTTCGTCTCGGCGTCCTACTGGGACATCGAGGCGCTCGCGGCGCCGAACCGGCCGCAGGGCGTCGACGAGTCCTTCGCCACGCGGCTCGCGCGCGTCGACGGCGCCGTGCTCGCCCGCGGCGGCGACTTCGACGACCGCGGCGAGCTGAAGAAGGCCGTCCTGGTGCTGGACGAGGCCCAGGTGCGCGAGCTCGCGGTCGCGATCGAAGCCGCCGGTGAGGCATCCGTCACGAATCTCGAGTCCCGGCCCGGCACGCGCAGCCCGAAGCCTCCCTTCACCACCTCCACGCTGCAGCAGGAGGCCGGTCGCAAGCTCTCGATGAGCGCGAAGCACGCGATGAGCGTCGCCCAGCGTCTCTACGAGAAGGGATTCATCACTTATATGCGCACCGACTCGACCGCGCTTTCGACGCAGGCCGTGCAGGCCGCGCGTGCGCAGGCGGTCGAGATGTACGGCGACAAGGCTGTCCCGCCGAACCCGCGCACCTACCGCAGCAACAGCAAGAACGCGCAGGAGGCGCACGAGGCGATCCGCCCGTCGGGCGAGACGTTCCGCACGCCCGCGCAGGTGTCGGGCGAGCTCGACCGCGACGAGCTGCGGCTGTACGACCTCATCTGGAAGCGCACGATGGCCAGCCAGATGGCCGACGCGAAGTACGAGACGACGACGGTGACCCTCGAGGTCGCCGCCGCCGGTCGTCGTGCCGAGTTCACGGCATCCGGAACCGTCTACACCTTCAAGGGCTTCCTGGAGGCCTACGAGGAGGGTCGCGACGAGAAGCGCGGCGACGCCGACAAGGCCGACGACCAGTCACTGCCGGCGATGATGGTGGGCGATGTGCTGCGGCTGCGCGACGTCGAGCCCAAGGGACACTCGACGAGCCCCAAGCCCCGCTACACCGAGGCCAGCCTCGTGAAGGCGCTCGAAGAGAAGGGCATCGGCCGCCCGTCGACGTTCGCGAGCATCATCGACGTGATCCTGAACCGCGGTTACGTGACCAAGCGCGGGCAGGCGCTCATCCCGACGTGGCTCGCATTCAGCGTCATCCGGCTGCTCGAGCAGCACTTCGCCGACCTCGTCGACTACGACTTCACTGCCGCGCTCGAAGACGACCTCGACGCGATCGCACGCGGCGAGCAGAAGCGCCAGGACTGGCTGAAGGAGTTCTACTTCGGCTCGCAGGATCAGGTCGGGCTGCGCAACATCGTCGACAACCTCGGCGAGATCGACGCGCGCGCCCTCAACTCCACACCGATCGGCGACGTCGCGACGCTGCGGTTCGGCAAGTACGGCCCCTACCTCGAAGTGGCCGACAAGGAGAATCCGGATGCCGAGCCCCGGCGCGTCAACATCCCCGAGGACCTCGCACCCGACGAGCTGACCCCCGAGAAGGCGCAGGAGCTCATCGACGCCCCCGTCGCCGGTGACCGCGTGCTCGGCGAGAACCCGGCCAACGGCAAGCTCGTCGTGGTCAAGGACGGACGCTTCGGCCCGTACGTCCAGGAGACCGACCCGCCCGTGGAGGAGGAGGTCGACCCCGACACCGGCGTCCTTCGACAGGCTGAGGAGGCGGCTTCTGCGGAGCCCGCGCCCGCTCCCAAGAAGCGCGGCACGAAGAAGGAGGCGGCGCCCAAGCCCCGCACCGCGTCGCTGTTCAAGTCGATGTCGGTCGACACGATCGACCTCGAGACCGCTCTGAAGCTGCTCGATCTTCCGCGTACGGTCGGCACCGACCCCGAGACCGGCACGCCGATCACCGCGCAGAACGGCCGCTACGGCCCGTACCTCAAGAAGGGCACCGATTCGCGCACGCTGCAGAGCGAGCAGCAGATCTTCGACATCACGCTCGAGGAGGCGCTCGCGGTGTACGCGCAGCCGAAGTACGGGGCGCGCGGCGCCAGCTCGGCGCTCAAGGAGTTCGAGGCCGACCCCACCAGCGGCAAGCCGATCAAGCTCAAGGACGGCCGCTTCGGTCCGTACGTCACCGACGGCGAGACGAACGCGACGATCCCGCGCGGTGAGGACGCGATGGAGGTCACGTTCGAGCGTGCCGTGCAGCTGCTGGCCGACAAGCGCGCGAAGGGGCCGGTGAAGCGGCCCACTCGTCGCACGACGGCGAAGAAGGCGCCGGCCAAGAAGTGA
- a CDS encoding DUF4244 domain-containing protein, translated as MPFPSITPFLPAGTARPGPFPRLTRRRAARLFAVRRADGLRHGDDTGAATAEYAIATMAAVAFAGLLVIIMRSDEVRGILTDLIRRALTVA; from the coding sequence ATGCCCTTCCCCTCGATCACCCCATTCCTTCCCGCCGGCACCGCGCGGCCGGGACCCTTTCCGCGCCTCACTCGACGGCGCGCCGCGCGGCTGTTCGCGGTGCGCCGCGCGGACGGACTCCGCCACGGCGACGACACCGGCGCCGCCACCGCCGAGTACGCGATCGCGACGATGGCGGCGGTGGCCTTCGCGGGGCTCCTCGTCATCATCATGCGGTCCGACGAGGTGCGCGGCATCCTCACCGATCTGATCCGCCGCGCGCTCACGGTGGCATGA
- a CDS encoding helicase codes for MPGAALAVGLVGATATIALALAAVGSAAVAGQRVASAADAAALAAADAASGAVSGAPCERAAEVAATAGTRVQACDLDVLVATVTVALQLGPLTATAAARAGPPP; via the coding sequence ATGCCGGGGGCCGCACTGGCCGTCGGCCTCGTCGGGGCCACCGCCACGATCGCCCTGGCGCTCGCGGCGGTGGGGTCGGCCGCCGTGGCCGGGCAGCGCGTCGCCTCGGCGGCCGACGCGGCCGCGCTCGCGGCGGCGGACGCGGCATCGGGCGCCGTGTCGGGTGCACCGTGCGAGAGGGCGGCCGAGGTCGCGGCGACGGCCGGCACGCGCGTTCAGGCGTGCGACCTCGACGTCCTCGTCGCGACGGTCACCGTCGCGCTCCAGCTCGGCCCGCTCACCGCGACCGCGGCGGCGCGAGCGGGGCCGCCCCCATGA
- a CDS encoding DNA polymerase III subunit delta': MEPVAAVQEPTGVVSSPAEVPWGAVWGQEAAVAALREAASDPESMTHAWLITGPPGSGRSTLAYAFAAALIAEPGDEPAMRQVLAGTHPDLTALRTEGVIISIKDARALVERSYFSPSLGRYRVIVMEDADRMAERTSNVLLKALEEPPERTVWVLCAPSDADLLPTIRSRVRTLRLREPDIDDVASLIAQRTGADLAVAEQSARHAQRHIGMAQRLATDAAARARRDSTLRAVLGVRGVGDAVEVAGTIVAVATDDAKALTAERDEAERAGLLRTLGIAEGAAVPPAVRSQLSALEDEQKRRATRSLRDGIDRVLTDLESMFRDVLMLQFGRDAVLINRELEPELRALAAAWTPERTLTVVDRIGVTRENLELNAAPLLALESMLVTVASGRTP, encoded by the coding sequence ATGGAACCCGTCGCCGCCGTGCAAGAGCCGACCGGCGTGGTCTCGTCGCCGGCAGAGGTTCCGTGGGGCGCGGTGTGGGGCCAGGAGGCGGCGGTCGCGGCGCTGCGCGAAGCGGCATCCGATCCCGAGTCGATGACGCACGCGTGGCTCATCACCGGCCCGCCCGGGTCGGGCCGCTCGACGCTCGCCTATGCGTTCGCGGCGGCGCTCATCGCCGAGCCCGGTGACGAGCCGGCGATGCGCCAGGTGCTCGCCGGCACCCACCCCGACCTCACGGCGCTGCGCACCGAAGGCGTCATCATCTCCATCAAGGACGCCCGGGCGCTCGTCGAGCGTTCGTACTTCTCGCCGTCGCTCGGCCGGTACCGCGTCATCGTCATGGAGGATGCCGACCGCATGGCCGAGCGCACGTCGAACGTGCTGCTGAAGGCGCTCGAAGAGCCGCCGGAGCGCACGGTGTGGGTGCTGTGCGCACCGAGCGACGCCGACCTGCTGCCGACCATCCGCTCGCGCGTGCGCACGCTGCGGCTGCGCGAACCCGACATCGACGACGTCGCCTCGCTCATCGCGCAGCGCACCGGCGCCGACCTGGCCGTGGCCGAGCAGTCCGCCCGGCACGCGCAGCGCCACATCGGCATGGCGCAGCGGCTGGCGACGGATGCCGCGGCCCGCGCGCGACGCGATTCCACGCTGCGTGCGGTCCTCGGGGTGCGGGGGGTGGGCGATGCGGTCGAGGTCGCCGGAACCATCGTCGCCGTCGCGACCGACGACGCGAAGGCGCTCACCGCCGAACGTGACGAGGCCGAGCGCGCGGGCCTGCTGCGCACCCTCGGCATCGCCGAGGGCGCCGCCGTCCCGCCGGCGGTGCGATCGCAGCTGTCGGCGCTCGAGGACGAGCAGAAGCGCCGCGCGACCCGGAGCCTCCGCGACGGCATCGACCGCGTGCTCACCGACCTCGAGTCGATGTTCCGAGACGTCCTCATGCTGCAGTTCGGGCGCGACGCGGTGCTCATCAACCGCGAGCTCGAGCCCGAGCTGCGCGCGCTCGCGGCGGCGTGGACCCCCGAGCGCACGCTCACCGTGGTCGACCGCATCGGCGTCACGCGGGAGAACCTCGAGCTCAACGCCGCGCCGCTTCTCGCCCTCGAGAGCATGCTCGTCACCGTCGCCAGCGGAAGGACTCCGTGA
- a CDS encoding type II secretion system F family protein, with protein MSPATPGDGAAAAETVLRLAVMLQAGVAPAPAWHHLAASQDPAAERVTAAVADGMPLPRAIAASGGAWRDVAVAWHVATTVGAPLAESLRGLAAALRDAAEAADDVRVALAEPAGTARLMGWLPLVAVGLGVALGFDTLGVLVGHPAGIACLVAGGALILAAQRWTARLVRRARADSGVPGLHAELVAIALSGGASIDRATAVVRDAHAAAGTRNAADADADVDADADADVDAVLALSRSAGVPAVELLRASAAHARHRARVDGRLRAARLSSRLLIPLGVCTLPAFLLLGVAPMLLSVVSTMSLSL; from the coding sequence ATGAGCCCAGCGACACCCGGCGACGGGGCCGCGGCCGCAGAGACGGTGCTGCGTCTGGCCGTGATGCTGCAGGCCGGCGTCGCCCCCGCGCCGGCCTGGCACCATCTCGCCGCGTCGCAGGACCCCGCGGCGGAGCGCGTCACTGCGGCGGTTGCCGACGGCATGCCGCTGCCCCGCGCGATCGCGGCGTCCGGCGGCGCGTGGCGCGATGTCGCGGTGGCGTGGCACGTCGCGACGACAGTCGGCGCTCCTCTCGCCGAGAGCCTGCGGGGTCTGGCCGCCGCACTGCGCGACGCGGCAGAGGCAGCCGACGACGTGCGGGTGGCGCTCGCCGAGCCCGCCGGCACCGCGCGACTGATGGGCTGGCTGCCGCTGGTCGCCGTCGGCCTGGGCGTGGCGCTCGGATTCGACACCCTCGGAGTCCTGGTCGGTCATCCGGCCGGGATCGCCTGCCTCGTCGCCGGTGGTGCGCTGATCCTCGCGGCGCAGCGGTGGACGGCGCGCCTGGTGCGGCGCGCCCGGGCCGACAGCGGCGTGCCGGGGCTGCACGCCGAGCTCGTCGCGATCGCGCTGAGCGGCGGCGCCTCCATCGACCGCGCGACCGCCGTCGTGCGCGACGCCCACGCGGCGGCGGGTACCCGCAACGCAGCCGATGCCGATGCCGATGTCGATGCGGATGCCGACGCTGATGTCGATGCCGTGCTCGCGCTGTCGCGCTCGGCCGGCGTGCCGGCGGTCGAGCTGCTGCGCGCGTCCGCAGCGCACGCCCGCCACCGAGCCCGGGTCGACGGGCGCCTGCGCGCCGCGCGTCTGTCGTCACGCCTCCTCATCCCGCTGGGCGTGTGCACGCTCCCCGCCTTCCTGCTCCTCGGCGTCGCTCCGATGCTGCTGAGCGTGGTCTCGACCATGTCGCTCTCGCTCTGA
- a CDS encoding RidA family protein — translation MSVSARLAELGIRLPDVVPPVAAYVPARAHGDLVYTAGQLPMVSGALPATGKVGDGEGLVPAEDAKGYARQSALNAIAAAAAAVGGVDRLTGVLKVTGFVASVPDFTGQPGVINGASEVLGEIFGDGGRHARSAVGVPVLPLDAPVEVEVVFTYA, via the coding sequence ATGAGCGTGAGTGCGCGTCTCGCCGAGCTCGGCATCCGTCTTCCCGACGTCGTCCCGCCGGTCGCGGCCTACGTGCCCGCGAGGGCGCACGGCGACCTCGTCTACACCGCGGGGCAGTTGCCCATGGTGTCGGGCGCCCTCCCCGCGACCGGCAAGGTCGGCGATGGTGAGGGTCTCGTCCCCGCCGAGGACGCGAAGGGCTACGCGCGGCAGAGCGCGCTCAACGCGATCGCCGCGGCCGCCGCCGCGGTGGGCGGGGTGGACCGCCTCACGGGAGTCCTCAAGGTCACCGGGTTCGTGGCATCCGTTCCCGACTTCACCGGGCAGCCGGGCGTGATCAACGGGGCGAGCGAGGTGCTCGGCGAGATCTTCGGCGACGGCGGACGCCACGCGCGCTCAGCCGTCGGCGTCCCCGTGCTTCCGCTCGACGCCCCCGTCGAGGTCGAGGTCGTCTTCACGTACGCCTGA
- a CDS encoding TadA family conjugal transfer-associated ATPase: MSAPFVVRPRDRGAGEPVVRRRTDAATPAAAAATGPLPAARAAYAPWVPAPRAAGDGPTDPAATPAPLAMPNASGASHPGIPPYRERHPVLAPFETYLDDREVTDLFVNGSAGLFVDRGAGPVRAREWRATDEEVRDLAVALIAAGGRHIDDAAPCVDVRLDSGIRVHAVLPPIAPAGTAISVRVPRLSGAALDDLRSAGMFDDSMHRHLREAIAARSNLLVSGAAGAGKTTLLAALLREAPANERIVTIEDVAELQVGHPHHVRLEARQPNLEGAGGIGLARLVREALRMRPDRLVVGECRGEEVRELLSALNTGHDGGAGTVHANGLHDVPARLEALGALAGLDDHALARQAASAIDLVLHVERGRDGARRLAAVGRPIVDPGGRLGIEEVRWSAA, from the coding sequence ATGTCCGCGCCGTTCGTCGTCCGTCCCCGGGATCGGGGTGCCGGCGAGCCGGTGGTGCGACGGCGGACGGATGCCGCCACCCCCGCGGCTGCTGCGGCTACCGGGCCGCTGCCGGCAGCCCGTGCGGCGTACGCGCCGTGGGTGCCCGCGCCCCGCGCGGCGGGGGACGGGCCGACCGACCCGGCGGCGACCCCCGCTCCGCTCGCGATGCCGAACGCGTCCGGCGCGTCGCACCCGGGGATCCCGCCGTACCGGGAGCGGCATCCGGTGCTCGCGCCCTTCGAGACCTACCTCGACGACCGCGAGGTGACGGACCTGTTCGTGAACGGATCCGCCGGGCTCTTCGTCGATCGCGGTGCGGGTCCGGTGCGTGCGCGCGAATGGCGGGCGACCGACGAGGAGGTGCGTGACCTCGCCGTCGCGCTCATCGCCGCCGGCGGGCGCCACATCGACGATGCGGCGCCGTGCGTCGACGTGCGATTGGACAGCGGCATCCGCGTGCACGCCGTGCTGCCGCCGATCGCGCCGGCGGGGACGGCCATCTCGGTCCGGGTGCCGCGCCTGTCGGGTGCGGCGCTGGATGATCTGAGGTCGGCGGGCATGTTCGACGACTCGATGCACCGGCACCTCCGGGAGGCGATCGCGGCCCGCAGCAACCTGCTGGTGTCGGGCGCGGCGGGCGCCGGCAAGACCACGCTCCTCGCTGCGCTCCTGCGTGAGGCGCCCGCGAACGAGCGGATCGTCACGATCGAAGACGTCGCCGAGCTGCAGGTCGGCCATCCGCACCACGTGCGACTCGAGGCGCGCCAGCCGAACCTGGAGGGAGCCGGCGGCATCGGCCTCGCGCGACTGGTGCGCGAGGCGCTGCGGATGCGCCCGGATCGTCTCGTCGTGGGGGAGTGCCGGGGCGAGGAGGTGCGCGAGCTGCTGTCGGCGCTGAACACCGGTCACGACGGCGGCGCGGGCACAGTCCACGCGAACGGCCTGCACGACGTGCCGGCCCGGCTCGAAGCGCTGGGGGCGCTCGCCGGGCTCGACGATCACGCGCTGGCCCGCCAGGCGGCGAGCGCCATCGACCTCGTGCTGCACGTCGAGCGCGGTCGTGACGGCGCTCGACGGCTCGCCGCAGTCGGCCGCCCGATCGTCGACCCCGGCGGGCGGCTCGGGATCGAGGAGGTGCGATGGTCCGCCGCATGA